The DNA segment CAGGCCTGCGCGACCTGCAGGCGCGTGAAAGCCTGTCCGCGCTGTTGTCGGCGGTCCTCGCGGCCCGCGACGAAGAGGCGGCAAAGGCAGGCAAAAAAATCCCGGTCTTCCTAAAGATCGCACCGGATTTGACCGAAGAGGGCATGGACGACATCGCCGCCGAAGTTTTGGCGCATGCGCTGGACGGGCTGATTGTCTCCAACACCACGCTTTCGCGCGACGGCTTGAAGGATCAGGTCCAGGCAAAGGAAGCCGGCGGTCTCTCCGGCAAGCCGCTCTTCGAAAAATCGACGGTCGTGCTGGCAAAGATGCGCCGCCGCGTCGGCGCAGCCCTGCCGATTATCGGCGTCGGCGGCGTGTCATCGGCAGAGACGGCATTGGAGAAGATCAAGGCCGGTGCCGATCTCGTGCAGCTCTACTCCTGCATGGTCTATGAAGGCCCCGGCCTGCCGGGCCGTATCGTGACCGGCCTGTCGAAGCTGCTCGACCGCGAGCGTGCCGGCTCAATCCGCGAGCTGCGCGACAGCAAGCTCGATCATTGGGCCAGCCGAAACGTCTGATCGGCGCGCTTTTTCAGCCCCATGACGAGGAAAATGCCGCGGAACAGCAGGAAGGCGTTCATGGCCAGCCATAGGCCGTGATTGCCGAGCGTCGGCACGAAGACCGCAAGTGCCAAAAGGTAGCCGGCAAACGACATCAGCATGCGGTTGCGCATGTCGCGTGACCAGGTGGCACCGATGAAGACGCCGTCCATCAGAAAAGCGAGCGCGCCGGTGAGCCCGGTGACGGCGGCCCAGGGCAGGTAGGTTTCAGCAGCGGCCCGAACTTCCTGCGAGGTCGTCAGCATGCGGATCAGCGCCGGGCCGACGGCGAAGAAGAACACGGCGGCGGCAAGTGCCAGCCCGAAGGACCAAAGCCCGGTCAACTTCAGCCCGCGCTCGAAGGCCGGACGATAGTTGGCACCGATCGAACGGCCGGTGATCTGCTCGGCGGCGTTCGCCAGCCCGTCGAGGTAATAGCCGGAAAGCAGAAAGAAGTTCATCAGCACGGCGTTTGCGGCAAGCGTCACCGCGCCGAACGTGTTGCCGATGCGGGTCATCAGCGTGAAAGCGCCGATCAGCACGAAGGTACGGATGAGAATGTCGCGGTTGAGCGCAAAAAGCTGCGTGAGTTTGGCGCGTGACAGAAGCTCGGCCCGGGCGGGCCGCGCTTC comes from the Rhizobium sp. NXC24 genome and includes:
- a CDS encoding quinone-dependent dihydroorotate dehydrogenase; the encoded protein is MIGAFRDLGRRGLFMFDPETAHGMSIAALRSGLVPACRTGSDPRLRQTVAGLDFANPLGMAAGYDKNAEVPEALLKLGFGFTEIGTVTPKPQSGNPRPRIFRLVEDEGVINRLGFNNEGHEAAFRRLQPIRGKGIIGVNIGANKDSADRIADYVAGIRRFYSVARYFTANISSPNTPGLRDLQARESLSALLSAVLAARDEEAAKAGKKIPVFLKIAPDLTEEGMDDIAAEVLAHALDGLIVSNTTLSRDGLKDQVQAKEAGGLSGKPLFEKSTVVLAKMRRRVGAALPIIGVGGVSSAETALEKIKAGADLVQLYSCMVYEGPGLPGRIVTGLSKLLDRERAGSIRELRDSKLDHWASRNV
- a CDS encoding MATE family efflux transporter produces the protein MDHREHSARVLPFDVTHRLVLSIAVPMTLGFMTTPLLGLADTAVVGHLGQPEALAGLAIGAVLFDLIFASFNFLRSSTTGLTAQAYGRHDRHEQQAVFWRALLSALGCGLLLLLMSPLLLWLGIKLMGPEGGIADATRTYFSIRMLSGPAALANYAILGFVLGRGQGRIGLLLQTLINGVNIILAILLGLWLGWGVAGVAWGTLIGEAVGALTGLAIVLRSFAGEARPARAELLSRAKLTQLFALNRDILIRTFVLIGAFTLMTRIGNTFGAVTLAANAVLMNFFLLSGYYLDGLANAAEQITGRSIGANYRPAFERGLKLTGLWSFGLALAAAVFFFAVGPALIRMLTTSQEVRAAAETYLPWAAVTGLTGALAFLMDGVFIGATWSRDMRNRMLMSFAGYLLALAVFVPTLGNHGLWLAMNAFLLFRGIFLVMGLKKRADQTFRLAQ